The genomic segment CAGATGGATCTGCCATATAATCCTTTGGGAACAAATATCTTGCTTTCATTGTTGTTTATTATTTTAAGAGATGTACAATATTATCTAAAGAGATTTTACTTAAAGAGATTGACGATTTCCTTCACCACTGGCTTCACCTCGTTGTTGCGGTCGATGAGCAGTGGATAGTTGGTTCTGCCAGGGATAGGCCAGCCATTCAACCAAGAGTGACCATCGTTGACACCCCAGAAGGTAACACGACTGATGACATCCTTGTGACGCTCTACAATCTTAAAGAGATCGAGATAACGCTGGTTGAAGAGTTTCTGTGCCTTCTTGTCAAGTCCCTTCACGTATGGATTGTACTTCTTCTGAAGTTCAAACTTCTGGCTGATTTCCGCTCCGCCGAATCCTTCCGGATTAGGAAGCATGTTCATATCCAACTCCGTCAGCATCACCTTCACGCCTTCACCAGCAAAAGCCTCGATGCTCTTCTCATACTCAGCATAGTCAGGATAATCAAAACCATTGTGGCTTTGCATACCTACTGCATCTATACGGAGACCCTTCGCCTTCAAATCGCGAACCAGTTTGCAGATAGCCTCTCGCTTGGCTGGCTTCGAAGTAGAATAATCATTGTAGTAGAGTTCTACGTTAGGGTCAGCCTCATGAGCAAAGCGGAAAGCCAGTTCTATGAACTCCGGACCGATAATCTTATAATATAAAGATTTGCGGTAAGAGCCATCATCCTCGAAAGCCTCGTTCACAACGTCCCAACCTTTTACTCTAC from the Segatella copri genome contains:
- a CDS encoding endo-1,4-beta-xylanase: MKKITTLALGLMLASTAFAQKANSAAQIPTFQETMGKYFLVGAAVNTDLPNGQDPAGEEVVKKQFNQVVAENCMKGEENHPEVNRFDFTDGDKLADWAEKNGKTLIGHCLVWHSQPPKWMFTDDKGNLVSREVLIGRMYNHIMNVVTHYKGRVKGWDVVNEAFEDDGSYRKSLYYKIIGPEFIELAFRFAHEADPNVELYYNDYSTSKPAKREAICKLVRDLKAKGLRIDAVGMQSHNGFDYPDYAEYEKSIEAFAGEGVKVMLTELDMNMLPNPEGFGGAEISQKFELQKKYNPYVKGLDKKAQKLFNQRYLDLFKIVERHKDVISRVTFWGVNDGHSWLNGWPIPGRTNYPLLIDRNNEVKPVVKEIVNLFK